A genomic segment from Malaclemys terrapin pileata isolate rMalTer1 chromosome 1, rMalTer1.hap1, whole genome shotgun sequence encodes:
- the LOC128830253 gene encoding olfactory receptor 52D1-like: MAAFNLTPSDPSTFILMGIPGLEAAHIWISIPFSMFYIIGLLGNFTVLFVVGKEQTLHKPMYLLLCMLALTEISISTSVVPKALCIFCFNLKGITVGGCLAQMFFLHAGSMMHSAVLVTMAFDRYVAICNPLRYATILTNARIAKLGLVGLIRAVLFILPMPLLLSRHPFCANRIIPHTYCDHMAIAKMSCGDITVNRLYGLVVAFVFIGSDLTLIALSYGLIIRAVFRISSKKAHQKALNTCTAHICVMLMSYPFFFFSTLTHRFGQGIAPYVHIILANLYCLIPPMLNPIIYGAKTKELCDKVGKYTCIS, encoded by the coding sequence ATGGCAGCTTTCAACCTCACCCCCTCTGACCCTTCAACATTCATCCTAATGGGCATCCCTGGCCTGGAAGCTGCTCACAtctggatttccatccctttctctatGTTCTACATTATCGGCCTGTTGGGAAATTTCACTGTTCTGTTTGTTGTGGGCAAAGAGCAGACCCTGCACAAGCCGATGTacctgctgctctgcatgctggcactcacagaaatcaGCATATCTACCTCCGTCGTGCCAAaggcactgtgtatattttgcTTCAATTTGAAGGGCATTACTGTGGGTGGCTGCCTCGCCCAGATGTTCTTCCTTCACGCGGGCTCTATGATGCACTCAGCTGTCCTCGTGACAATGGCCTTCGATCGCTATGTTGCCATATGTAACCCTCTGAGATATGCCACTATCCTCACCAATGCACGGATAGCTAAGCTAGGGCTCGTGGGTTTGATAagagctgttctcttcattctgcCCATGCCCCTGCTCCTGAGCAGGCACCCATTCTGTGCCAACCGCATTATCCCCCACACGTACTGCGACCACATGGCTATAGCAAAGATGTCATGTGGGGACATCACAGTCAATAGGCTGTATGGCTTGGTGGTAGCCTTTGTCTTCATCGGGTCAGACCTAACTCTCATTGCCCTGTCCTATGGTCTGATCATCAGGGCTGTCTTCAGGATCTCCTCTAAGAAGGCCCACCAGAAAGCCCTCAATACCTGCACTGCCCACATCTGTGTGATGTTGATGTCTtatcctttcttcttcttctccactCTGACACATCGGTTTGGTCAGGGCATTGCTCCCTATGTTCACATCATATTGGCCAACCTCTATTGCCTAATCCCCCCCATGCTGAACCCTATCATTTATGGGGCCAAAACCAAAGAGCTTTGTGACAAAGTGGGCAAATACACCTGTATAAGTTGA